TCACTTGGCCTTTTTTATTATCTTAAATTATGCACTTCAGAGTTGAATCTGGGAAATAATTACCACACAGTTTCCAAATAGTATGTGATAAAAATCCAAGCACAAAAAAAATAAATCGATTCATCCATTTTGTCATCCCTGAAGGGGATCCAGCGGTAACCGGTGTGATCTAGAGAAATACTTAGCCAAAAAAGTTTGTTCATTTAGGGAATGATTGGTTTTTAATGTTTTTAAATTTTACTTTATAATACTCTTTAGACAATGCACATCATTGACCAAGACTTTATTAACATTAAGCCGGTCACCGCTAGATTCCCTTCAGGAATGACAAAATGGGCATATTTTTCATTAAATGATATTACACAAAAAATACAATTTTGATATACTATGCGCAGCCATAACTTGCGTTTTCAACTTTGCTTAACTAACCCTATAGGAACTTATCACTTGCTTCTTTAATTCAACTTATTTTTACTTTACAATGCTGTGAACATTTTTAATATCTAACGTTGCTTTTCACATAGGATGTAATATCCAAGGACGAAAAACAAAGCATTTTTTTGCCTATTTTGTCATCAAGTATGTTTAAACAATTTAATGTGATAATTTAGGTGCAAAAAAACAAAGTAATTTGCCCATTTTGTCATCAAGTATATTTAAACAATTCGTAAAAATCCAAGCACAAAAAAAATAAAACAATTTGCCCATTTTGTCATCCCTGAAGGGGATCCAGCGGTAACCGGTGTGATCTAGAGAAATACTTAGCCAAAAAAGTTTGTTCATTTAGGGAATGATTGGTTTTTAATGTTTTTAAATTTTACTTATTTTATAATATTTTTTAGATAATGCATATCATTGATCAAGACTTTATTAACACTCAGCCGGTTACCGCTGGATCCCCTTCAGGGATGACAAAATAGAGAATTATTTCATCTATAATGATCATTACTATACAAAAAAAATTAAAAACTGTTCGCAGTATTAAAATAAAAAAACTGTTGTCTTGATTTTGAAGAAAGCGTTTTTTGCTTTATACTATTAAATACGATAAAAAAATTAGATTTGGTTTATATGCAGGAGAAACACCATGCGCATATTTTTATTAAAAGATATTGAAAAAATTGGCCTTGAAGGCGAAATAGTTAGAGTAAAAGATGGTTTTGGAAGCAATTATTTAGTACCTCGCAAATTAGGTATTGAAGTTACGCCAAAAAATGAACATCAATTTCTAAATCGTGTCAAAAATGTTGAGCATCGTAAAGAAGCTATTGCAAGCAAAACTTCTATGCTTGCTGAAAAAATTAAATCTTTACGCATAAAAATTAAACACAAAGCACATGATGAAGGCAAACTTTTTGGTGCTGTCAGCCCAAACGAAGTTGTTGAATCATTAGCTGAAAAAGGTATATCGGTTTCAAAAAGCCAAATTGATTTTGGCAAATCAATTAAAACAACCGGTACTTATGATGTTAAAGTAAAATTATCTTCAAAATTACAACCTTCATTTTCGTTGGTTGTTGTAGCTGAAAAAGCATAATAATTAATCAATGTATAAAAAACAATATGCTCAACGAGCACAAAAAAACAGACCTTCATCAGAGCAATTACTCGGCAAGTCGTTACCTGCAAATATTGATGCAGAACGAGCAGTTTTAGGTGCGTTACTCATAAATGATGAGTGGGTTGCACAAATTCTTGAAATTTTAAAGCCGGAAGATTTTTATAGTCCGTCTCATAAAATTATATTTGAGCATATTGTTGCATTATCTCAACAGTTCAAGCGTGTTGATTTAGTTACCTTGCAAGACGAGTTAACTAAAAAAGAACAATTAGAAACAGTCGGTGGCGTAGTTTATCTGATTTCTCTACAGGAAGAGATACCATCGGCCGGTTTAATTAATCAACATGCACAAATTATCAAAGAAAAATCTATTTTACGTGAACTTATCGGATCGGCAACCGGTATTATAACTAACTGTTATACGCAAGATCAAAAAGAAATTGATACCGTATTGGATGAAGCCGAAAAAACAATTTTTCAGATTTCTAATAAACGTTCATCTGAAAGTTTTGTACAGCTGAACATATGGCTCAAAAAAACATTTGCTCATCTATCTGATATAAAGAGTCATTCAAAAGGCATCACCGGTGTTCCGACCGGTTATAAAAAACTTGATGATTTAACCAGTGGATTTCAGAAAGGTGATTTTATTGTATTAGCCGGTCGTCCTTCTATGGGTAAAACCGCATTAGCGTTGAGTATGGCAACTTATGCATGTGAACAAAAGGTCGCAATTGGTGTTTTTTCATTAGAGATGTCAGCCGAACAGCTTACGTTGCGTTTGCTGTCAGGTGAATCCGGTGTTGCTCATCATAATATTCGTAATGCAACGATAACATCTGATGAATGGGTTGAATTGACGAACGTTGCAGCACGTCTTGCAGATTTTAAACTGTTTATTGATGATACTGCAATGTTGAACATAATGGATCTGCGAGCAAAAGCACGTAAGTTAAAAGCAGAGCACGATATTCAATTTCTTATTATTGATTACCTTCAGTTGTTGCATGGTTCTTCTCGTTATGAAAATCGTCATCAAGAGGTTTCGGAAATTTCACGTTCCATCAAAGCTTTAGCAAAAGAGTTGAACATTCCTATTTTGGCCGGTGCGCAG
Above is a genomic segment from Candidatus Dependentiae bacterium containing:
- the rplI gene encoding 50S ribosomal protein L9 — protein: MRIFLLKDIEKIGLEGEIVRVKDGFGSNYLVPRKLGIEVTPKNEHQFLNRVKNVEHRKEAIASKTSMLAEKIKSLRIKIKHKAHDEGKLFGAVSPNEVVESLAEKGISVSKSQIDFGKSIKTTGTYDVKVKLSSKLQPSFSLVVVAEKA
- the dnaB gene encoding replicative DNA helicase — protein: MYKKQYAQRAQKNRPSSEQLLGKSLPANIDAERAVLGALLINDEWVAQILEILKPEDFYSPSHKIIFEHIVALSQQFKRVDLVTLQDELTKKEQLETVGGVVYLISLQEEIPSAGLINQHAQIIKEKSILRELIGSATGIITNCYTQDQKEIDTVLDEAEKTIFQISNKRSSESFVQLNIWLKKTFAHLSDIKSHSKGITGVPTGYKKLDDLTSGFQKGDFIVLAGRPSMGKTALALSMATYACEQKVAIGVFSLEMSAEQLTLRLLSGESGVAHHNIRNATITSDEWVELTNVAARLADFKLFIDDTAMLNIMDLRAKARKLKAEHDIQFLIIDYLQLLHGSSRYENRHQEVSEISRSIKALAKELNIPILAGAQLSRAVDSRMDKRPMLSDLRESGAIEQDADLIMFLYRDVVYNPETENPALSEVIIGKQRNGPTGTVYLHFARELTKFQDMEQD